A stretch of Telopea speciosissima isolate NSW1024214 ecotype Mountain lineage chromosome 11, Tspe_v1, whole genome shotgun sequence DNA encodes these proteins:
- the LOC122644809 gene encoding potassium transporter 5-like → MVMVSLLRGTFALYSLICRYAKVSLTPNQQAEDKDISNYQLELPNRRLRRASAVKNFLESSRFMKYFLLLMTMLGTSMVLGDGILTPCMSVLSAVGGIKEVDSSLTDNTIMWISVVILILLFQFQRFGTDKVGFTFAPILTIWFLFIAVIGLYNFIRYDPSVIKALNPVYIVKYFQTNKKDAWISLGGVVMCLTGSEALFADLGHFNLRSIQISTCTIVHPSIILAYVGQAAYLRKHPLDAYDAFYKSVPKPVYWPMLVVAVLAAVIASQSLISASFSIVQQSLALGCFPRVKVVHTSSKYEGQIYVPEINNLLMLACVVVTLGFKTTLKIGNAYGLAVVFVMILTSTFLILVMIMIWKTHFALIILYIATIALVEYIYLSSVLYKFVQGGYLPLAFAAFFMSVMFVWNYVYHKKYMFDLENKVSVEKLKEIASNPNIQRVPGLALFYSELVQGISPIFTHYIANVPALHKVLVFVSIKSLPISKVPAEERFLFQRVEHDELGIFRCIVRYGYKDVEKECEPFEDTLENRLKDFIREDFLKVRSTENGRIIETIAESVEGEVSRIDVDEAAMEIQLVDNECKKGGIIYMFGESEVVASKTSSWGKKIIIDYAYNGLHRFLRKQDEVFAIPRKRLLKVAMTYEL, encoded by the exons ATGGTGATGGTAAGCCTTCTAA GAGGAACATTTGCTCTGTATTCTCTTATATGTCGTTATGCCAAGGTGAGTTTGACACCAAACCAACAAGCTGAAGATAAAGATATATCCAATTACCAGCTTGAATTACCAAACAGACGATTGCGTCGGGCTTCAGCTGTCAAGAACTTCCTCGAAAGTAGCAGATTTATGAAGTACTTTCTCTTGTTAATGACTATGCTTGGAACATCTATGGTTTTAGGGGATGGGATACTTACTCCATGCATGTCAG TATTATCAGCTGTAGGAGGTATCAAGGAAGTTGATAGTTCTCTCACAGACAACACAATAATGTGGATATCTGTGGTGATTTTAATCCTTCTGTTCCAATTTCAGAGATTTGGAACAGACAAAGTTGGGTTCACCTTTGCACCAATTCTTACAATTTGGTTCCTCTTTATTGCTGTTATTGGTCTCTACAACTTCATAAGATATGATCCAAGTGTAATCAAGGCACTTAACCCAGTATACATTGTGAAATATTTTCAAACAAACAAGAAAGATGCATGGATTTCACTTGGAGGCGTCGTCATGTGCTTGACTG GATCAGAAGCTTTGTTCGCGGATCTTGGCCACTTCAATCTTCGCTCAATCCAAATCAGCACATGTACTATTGTTCATCCCTCTATTATCTTGGCCTATGTAGGCCAAGCTGCATATCTCAGGAAACACCCTCTTGATGCATATGATGCTTTTTACAAATCAGTTCCAA AACCTGTTTACTGGCCAATGTTAGTGGTGGCAGTATTGGCAGCTGTTATTGCTAGCCAGTCTTTGATCTCAGCTTCCTTCTCCATAGTCCAACAGTCTCTCGCACTTGGGTGTTTCCCACGAGTGAAAGTTGTCCATACTTCTTCTAAATATGAAGGCCAAATATATGTGCCAGAGATTAACAACTTACTCATGTTAGCTTGTGTTGTTGTCACACTTGGATTTAAGACTACATTGAAGATTGGGAATGCTTATG GGCTTGCGGTGGTATTTGTCATGATACTCACATCTACATTTCTTATCCTTGTGATGATCATGATATGGAAGACACATTTTGCATTGATTATCCTCTATATTGCAACCATCGCTCTTGTGGAGTATATCTACTTGAGCTCGGTCCTTTACAAATTTGTTCAAGGGGGGTACCTTCCATTAGCCTTTGCTGCATTCTTCATGTCCGTCATGTTTGTTTGGAATTATGTATACCACAAGAAGTATATGTTCGATTTAGAAAATAAAGTTTCAGTGGAGAAACTCAAGGAGATAGCCAGCAACCCAAACATTCAACGAGTCCCAGGTTTAGCTCTATTCTACTCAGAGCTTGTGCAAGGAATTTCCCCAATCTTCACCCATTACATTGCCAATGTCCCAGCTTTGCATAAAGTGCTCGTGTTTGTCTCAATCAAGTCATTACCTATAAGCAAGGTACCGGCTGAGGAGCGCTTCTTGTTCCAACGAGTTGAGCATGATGAATTAGGTATCTTCCGATGTATAGTGAGGTATGGCTACAAGGATGTGGAAAAGGAATGTGAACCATTCGAGGACACATTAGAGAATAGGTTGAAGGACTTTATTAGGGAGGATTTTCTAAAGGTAAGATCAACCGAGAATGGGAGAATTATAGAGACTATTGCTGAAAGTGTTGAAGGGGAGGTATCGAGAATCGATGTAGATGAGGCTGCAATGGAGATTCAATTGGTGGATAATGAATGCAAGAAGGGCGGCATAATCTATATGTTTGGTGAGAGTGAGGTGGTGGCTTCCAAGACATCTAGTTGGGGGAAGAAAATTATTATAGACTATGCTTATAATGGGTTGCATAGGTTCTTAAGGAAACAAGATGAAGTCTTTGCTATTCCTCGCAAGCGTTTGTTGAAGGTGGCAATGACTTACGAGCTATAG
- the LOC122644807 gene encoding potassium transporter 5-like yields MTRGKIYMFDLKNKVSVEKLQEIAKNPNIQRVPGLALFYSELIQGISPIFTHYIANVPALHKVFVFVSIKSLPISKVPAKERFLFRRVEHDELGIFRCRVRYGYKDVEKECEPFEDTLVNRLKDFIREDFLKVRSTENGRIIETIAESVEGEVSRIDVDEAAMEIQLVDNECKKGGIIYMFGESEVVASKTSSWGKKMIIDYAYNGLHRFLRKQDEVFAIPRKRLLKVAMTYEL; encoded by the coding sequence ATGACAAGGGGTAAAATTTATATGTTCGATTTAAAAAACAAAGTTTCAGTGGAGAAACTCCAAGAGATAGCCAAAAACCCAAACATTCAACGAGTCCCAGGTTTAGCTCTATTCTACTCAGAGCTTATCCAAGGAATTTCCCCAATCTTCACCCATTACATTGCCAATGTCCCAGCTTTGCATAAAGTGTTTGTGTTTGTTTCAATCAAGTCATTACCAATAAGCAAGGTCCCGGCTAAGGAGCGCTTCTTGTTCCGACGAGTTGAGCATGATGAATTAGGTATCTTCCGATGTAGAGTGAGGTATGGATACAAGGATGTGGAAAAGGAATGTGAACCATTCGAGGATACATTAGTGAATAGGTTGAAGGACTTTATTAGGGAGGATTTTCTAAAGGTAAGATCAACCGAGAATGGGAGAATTATAGAGACTATTGCTGAAAGTGTTGAAGGGGAGGTATCGAGAATCGATGTAGATGAGGCTGCAATGGAGATTCAATTGGTGGATAATGAATGCAAGAAGGGCGGCATAATCTATATGTTTGGTGAGAGTGAGGTGGTGGCTTCCAAGACATCTAGTTGGGGGAAGAAAATGATTATAGACTATGCTTATAATGGGTTGCATAGGTTCTTAAGGAAACAAGATGAAGTCTTTGCTATTCCTCGCAAGCGTTTGTTGAAGGTGGCAATGACTTACGAGCTATAG